The following proteins are encoded in a genomic region of Thermococcus henrietii:
- the thrC gene encoding threonine synthase — MKLRCPICGRTYEKPVQRCEYGEPVEFELFEGEPYIGKSVWERFWDFWPVEPALEFSLGEGDTPLVKSRLGDEFGVRLYLKNETVNPTWSFKDRGTFLAMSYALKAGYKTVGTVSTGNMAASVSAYASRFGLKAKILVSESAGDEKLKAVSVYGGEVIRVLGDYGRLYFESLKLGEKLGVYFMNSDNPFRIEGYKGIAFEIAEELTPDYVLIPTSSGGLFRGVAKGFLELYENGLIDGLPKLIAVQAEGCSPICRAFREGKEKVERFESPRTIAKAIANPYPPSGNAVLKLLREFGWGCVAVSDEEIRKAQERLAREGLFVQPASATGIAAIEKLNLPEGTKVVSILTGSGLRTLKDAPTGEIKECPLEKLEELLKG; from the coding sequence TTGAAGCTTAGGTGTCCAATCTGCGGCAGAACCTACGAAAAGCCCGTCCAGAGGTGCGAGTACGGTGAACCGGTCGAGTTTGAACTCTTTGAGGGAGAACCCTACATCGGAAAGAGCGTCTGGGAGCGCTTTTGGGACTTCTGGCCGGTCGAGCCGGCCCTTGAGTTTTCACTCGGAGAGGGCGACACCCCGCTTGTGAAGTCGAGGCTCGGCGACGAGTTCGGCGTTAGGCTCTACCTCAAGAACGAGACCGTCAATCCGACCTGGAGCTTTAAGGACAGGGGAACGTTTCTGGCGATGAGCTACGCACTCAAAGCCGGCTACAAGACCGTTGGGACAGTCTCTACCGGAAACATGGCGGCGAGCGTCTCAGCTTACGCTTCACGCTTCGGACTCAAAGCCAAGATTCTCGTCTCCGAGAGCGCGGGCGACGAAAAATTAAAGGCCGTCTCTGTCTACGGCGGAGAAGTGATAAGGGTTCTCGGGGACTACGGGAGGCTCTACTTCGAGAGCCTCAAGCTTGGAGAAAAGCTCGGGGTCTACTTCATGAACTCCGACAACCCCTTCAGAATCGAGGGCTATAAGGGGATAGCTTTCGAGATAGCCGAGGAGCTTACCCCGGACTACGTTCTAATCCCAACCAGCTCTGGCGGTCTTTTCAGGGGAGTGGCAAAGGGATTCCTTGAGCTTTACGAGAATGGGCTTATTGATGGCCTTCCAAAGCTGATAGCGGTTCAGGCAGAAGGCTGTTCTCCAATATGCAGGGCCTTCCGCGAGGGTAAGGAAAAGGTGGAGCGCTTCGAGAGCCCGAGAACGATAGCGAAGGCAATAGCGAACCCCTATCCTCCAAGTGGAAACGCCGTTCTGAAACTTTTGAGGGAGTTCGGTTGGGGTTGCGTTGCCGTTTCGGACGAGGAAATCAGAAAAGCTCAGGAAAGGCTCGCCCGCGAGGGTCTCTTCGTTCAGCCGGCGAGCGCAACGGGGATAGCAGCCATAGAAAAGCTAAACCTTCCCGAGGGGACTAAGGTTGTCTCGATTCTCACCGGTTCCGGCCTGAGAACGCTGAAAGATGCACCCACAGGAGAGATAAAGGAGTGCCCGCTCGAAAAACTCGAAGAGTTGCTCAAAGGATAA
- a CDS encoding DODA-type extradiol aromatic ring-opening family dioxygenase, with protein sequence MLVGVGLMPHGNPVLEPKDEETERLAEVLRRIGEEFRDADSYVLISPHNVRMSDHLGVVLAENLVAWLGFEGKELPGEWKTDRELAEKVYRTEKEAGMPVVDLNFAALSGEYSRWPLSWGELIPLQFLKRKPLVLMTPSRGVSRETLVRFGEILGEVLEREEKRVALIISADHGHGHDEKGPYGKVKESEEYDRLIMKLINEDRLEELLSIPEDLVRKALVDSYWQMLIMLGAMRKAEFELKASAYACPTYFGMAGALWVRKS encoded by the coding sequence ATGCTGGTTGGTGTTGGCCTAATGCCCCACGGCAACCCGGTTCTGGAACCGAAGGACGAGGAAACCGAGAGGCTCGCGGAAGTCCTGAGGAGAATCGGCGAGGAGTTCAGAGATGCGGACTCCTACGTCCTGATAAGCCCGCACAACGTGAGGATGAGTGACCACCTCGGCGTCGTTCTGGCGGAAAACCTCGTTGCATGGCTCGGCTTCGAAGGGAAGGAGCTACCTGGAGAGTGGAAAACCGATAGAGAGCTGGCGGAGAAGGTTTACAGGACTGAGAAGGAAGCTGGAATGCCAGTGGTAGATTTGAACTTTGCCGCGCTCAGTGGAGAGTACTCGCGCTGGCCCCTGAGCTGGGGCGAGCTGATTCCGCTCCAGTTCCTCAAAAGGAAACCACTCGTCCTGATGACGCCGTCTCGGGGAGTTAGCAGGGAAACACTCGTCCGCTTTGGCGAAATCCTCGGCGAGGTCCTTGAGCGGGAGGAGAAGAGGGTTGCGCTGATAATCAGCGCGGACCACGGGCACGGGCACGATGAAAAAGGCCCCTACGGAAAGGTGAAGGAGAGCGAGGAGTACGACAGGCTGATAATGAAGCTTATCAACGAAGACCGCCTCGAGGAGCTTCTCAGCATTCCCGAGGACCTCGTTAGGAAGGCCCTCGTGGACAGCTACTGGCAGATGCTGATAATGCTTGGAGCTATGAGAAAGGCCGAGTTCGAGCTAAAGGCGAGCGCCTACGCCTGCCCCACTTACTTCGGCATGGCCGGGGCGCTGTGGGTGCGGAAGTCTTGA
- a CDS encoding ATP-binding protein — MISLTEITEEYLCSLRFIEEIPREVPLPTGKDIKAVIGPRRVGKTFLLLKTAEKLREEKNVVYIPFDEPELRKMSAREFAEAVREEFPEGEVTLFLDEIQEWEDWDVKLRWLHDVKDFDIYVSGSSSSLMSSEIPSRLRGRHVSRLVLPLSFREVGGESPKTFRERGKIRKLLREYLRWGGFPEVWTTRSREKIISILETMFYRDMVERFAFRDVKEFQEAFYHIISLYGGYFTYHSLQRALKGMGIDANVKTVMNYLRAMEEAFLVFQLPVFVPSMRKILRSPRKLYLVDIAFANLFFKGLDEGRRIENMVFIELLREKSYWRPEIELSYYSNGDIEVDFVVRAGGHIEELVQVTYELNASNYEREVRNLVKAGKKLGVKKLTVVTLEDEKTIKEGGKTVEVIPLWKFLLREPQS; from the coding sequence ATGATTTCACTCACAGAAATCACCGAGGAGTACCTCTGCTCGCTCAGGTTCATTGAGGAGATTCCAAGGGAAGTGCCGTTGCCCACTGGAAAGGATATAAAAGCTGTAATCGGGCCAAGGAGAGTCGGCAAAACGTTCCTGCTCCTCAAAACTGCTGAAAAACTAAGAGAGGAGAAAAACGTCGTGTACATACCCTTTGACGAACCCGAGCTGAGGAAGATGAGCGCGAGGGAATTTGCCGAGGCCGTCAGGGAGGAGTTTCCAGAGGGGGAGGTAACACTATTCCTCGATGAGATACAGGAATGGGAGGACTGGGACGTCAAACTCCGCTGGCTTCACGACGTTAAGGACTTTGACATATACGTTTCCGGGTCTTCATCAAGCCTCATGTCCTCGGAAATCCCGAGCAGGCTGCGGGGAAGGCACGTTTCAAGGCTCGTTTTGCCTCTCTCCTTCCGAGAGGTGGGCGGTGAGAGCCCAAAGACGTTCCGGGAAAGGGGAAAGATACGAAAGCTGCTAAGGGAGTACCTTCGATGGGGAGGTTTTCCCGAGGTCTGGACGACGAGGTCGAGGGAAAAGATAATCTCAATCCTCGAAACCATGTTCTACAGAGATATGGTCGAGCGCTTTGCCTTCAGGGACGTCAAGGAGTTTCAGGAGGCGTTTTACCACATTATCTCCCTCTACGGGGGCTATTTCACATACCATTCCCTTCAGCGGGCGTTGAAGGGTATGGGGATTGACGCCAACGTCAAGACCGTGATGAACTACCTTCGGGCTATGGAGGAGGCATTTCTGGTCTTTCAGCTCCCCGTGTTTGTGCCCTCGATGAGAAAAATCTTGAGAAGCCCAAGAAAGCTTTATCTGGTTGATATAGCATTCGCAAACCTCTTCTTCAAGGGGCTCGACGAGGGCAGGAGAATCGAAAACATGGTTTTTATCGAACTTCTCAGGGAGAAGAGCTACTGGAGGCCTGAGATTGAGCTGTCATACTACTCCAACGGGGACATTGAGGTGGACTTCGTTGTTAGAGCCGGTGGGCACATCGAAGAGCTTGTTCAGGTAACCTACGAACTAAACGCATCCAATTACGAGAGAGAGGTTAGAAACCTCGTTAAAGCTGGAAAGAAGCTCGGAGTCAAAAAGCTAACCGTTGTAACGCTTGAAGACGAGAAAACCATTAAAGAAGGCGGGAAAACCGTAGAGGTCATCCCATTGTGGAAGTTCTTGCTCAGAGAACCTCAAAGCTAA
- a CDS encoding alanyl-tRNA editing protein: protein MVSGDVEVRTHTALHVLKGAVVKVLGRDAKWTASTYAKGNRGVLAVKFNRKPAPEEVEEIERLANEKVRENVPVEVYELPRGKAEKRFGDDMYDLFPVPKEVKTLKVVVIEGWNVNACNKEHTRTTGEIGEIRIRKARFRRSRELLEISFEVL, encoded by the coding sequence ATGGTTAGTGGGGACGTTGAAGTTCGAACTCACACGGCTCTGCACGTCCTCAAGGGGGCCGTTGTGAAGGTCCTCGGCAGAGACGCCAAGTGGACGGCCTCGACCTACGCCAAAGGCAACCGCGGGGTTTTAGCGGTTAAGTTCAATCGGAAGCCGGCGCCCGAGGAGGTAGAGGAGATAGAGCGTCTCGCCAACGAGAAGGTCAGGGAGAACGTTCCAGTTGAAGTTTACGAGCTTCCGCGCGGGAAAGCGGAGAAGCGCTTCGGCGATGATATGTACGACCTGTTTCCCGTTCCCAAGGAGGTTAAAACCCTCAAGGTGGTCGTCATCGAGGGCTGGAACGTCAACGCGTGCAATAAGGAGCACACGAGGACGACGGGCGAAATAGGGGAGATAAGAATCAGAAAGGCCCGCTTCAGGAGGAGCAGGGAGCTTTTGGAGATTAGCTTTGAGGTTCTCTGA